The genomic interval TGCAAAGAAGACATGTATAAATTTAACTTGTTAAAAGGTGAACATGAGCTATGCAGTTAAAAGCGTTGTATGGTAACACGCATTTGTACAATTGAGGTTAAATATTTGAGGGCATATCTGTAAATGTAGATGTCAATGATGTATCAAATCATTCCATCCTTCATATTTTAACTTcctaaaccaaaacaaaaaatgttagGCAGAGAAAACCAAGAAACTGCAGGAATACTGTTACAGTTTACATAGTGGTACATACATAGTAGTAACCCGGCTGGGTTATTTCTGCTCTTTGATGTTGACTAATTAACGGCCCACAGTTATACTTATCCCAGACCTTGTCATGGCTTAGCCCCTAGGACAGATCAAGAGCGCAAATCAAAACGCATACCTTGACACGATAAGGCTGCGGATAAAGATGTAATCCATCCTTCTAGGTAAGgttgaatatatataataagaAACACTATATCTATCCTCTGCATTTAAGCCATCCTATGCTTTTGGGTCGGCGGGTCCCTTCACAGTGTAGCAGtgtagttatggttccacgttgttgacgcaacgcaatgaccacgcagtcaCTTCGAcccagtcgtgaacctgttttggttctgcgttggGTTCAggttagcggaccaatcacagcccttgctgcagcgtcgcctcgacgcaagtTGAAGATTTTGGGAGAAAATTAACGGGCCTTGTTGCTGTGAGGCAGTGGTGATTACCAGACACCTCCTACACTCAGGGTTGGGTGAAAGCAAGGACATGTCTGGCGTGTCTCACCGTTCATCTCCCTCATGGCTCTGACGTAGTCGTTGGGGTCTTTGAAGCTCACGAACCCGTAGCCTTTGGTCTTTCCCGTCCGTTTGTCTCGAACCACCTGACCGGGAATATGCGTTAGTCCCACTTTACACGTTTAACCTTAAATTAATGTGCTTTAAATCTCATCAATAAGGTGTAAATTAAGTAAAAAGTtaagattttttttacaataggaATGTTTGAAATAAGGCGATTCTGACGTCACtacatatatgttatatatttcAAAACATGTATAAATAAAGACACGCCAGACAGACAGTGTGAACTGTTTTGTCCTTCAAAGCAAACACTTGCCATCCATGCATTGAATGTAGTTTTTTATAGCCATGGACACTGAGCGCCCTACTGAATGACACTACCTTTGCTTTGAGGAAGGAGGGGTATCGACTGAAAGCCCGGGCCAGGATGTCGTCGTTCACCTCATTACCAAGATCACCACAGAATAAACGGAAGTcgtctggggggaggaggatgaaaataatgacattttaaataaacattcaTTATTATCTTACATCTTTCTTTCAAAAGTGAACTACAAAGCAGGGAAATGCAACTCTTGGTACGGCCGAATCGTATATTGATGAGCAAGAGTTTATAAGAAGAGCGTCCCCAAAAATGTGAGGAGCATGCATTACCAATATCTATTTCTATCAATATAAGGGAATGCTTGTGGTTATTGATGAGCTCCACACACGCATTACCTGTTTCCCACTCCAGCATGCTCTGGTCCTCCCAGGTGGTGCCGGCGGCGGTCCGGATGCACTTCTTCACCTTCTCCACCTTTCCTTTCTTCTTGTCCTCCGTGGCCGACTCCGCGGGCTGGGGAACGAGGACGGAGTGGCATGGCATACGTTTCACCATAAGTTGAGAACACTTGCTTCGAACATTCACAAAATGCGATTATCCCAAAAGTCTATGTTTTTGTCCATTTTATTTTTAGCGGGCATCATACTTGAGCTTATGCTGGTGATATGGTTTATAAATCCTGACAGGGGTATTCCAGACTCTAAACGATTTTCCAAGCAGCTATTCCTCACACAGACCTACTCAGTAAAATGTTATTATTCCTTTACCTCCACTATATTGGCCAAATTCCTTTATTCCCCTCTTCCATTATGACCCGCAAGTCGAAACCCTAAAACACTATCCCTCCCTATAAGAGTTCTCCTTGTTCATCATGTTGTCGCCACATGTAAAAAAGACAACTCCCAACTTTTACACAAACACTTTAGACTTTTGCATTCAAGAATCCGACACGCTTACAGGGGGAGAGTTGGTCATGCCGACTGTGCAGTTAATGGTCGGGACTCTACCTCGCTCTGTGAAGGCTCTGGGTCAGGCATGGCCGGCCCGATGCTGgccttctcctccgcctccttcttctCCAGCAGCCCGGCTGCCATCACCGCCGCCTGCTGCTCTGCCACGCGGGCCGCAAGCTCCTCCTGCAAAGCAAGCGTTGATTCAACATAAGGACACGATGGGTCAACTGCACCAGAGAACTAGTGGGCATTCAAATGCAACCgccaaattaaataaatacaacgtGGGCCGGTTCTGTCATGAACTGAGTTAAGGCGTTCTCAGGAACGCGAGAAGTGATTGGGTGTTCAAATTATCCGTTTTATTTCTTAAAAGAAACACGGAAACAATGATAAAGTAGAAACCATAGCTCAGATGTCTTTAAATAACCACCAATGTTTGAAAGCGTTTGACGTGTCAACAATGATTCCGTTGATGAAGGATGTTACCATTCTAGCTTGTCGTTGTGCTCTGATGTCGGGTCTCCTGGGCCCGCTGGCTGGGGTCGGGGGGGAGGAGTAGGTGGTAGGAGCTGCCTGGATGATGGACGGCGACGGCTTGAGAGCCGCGGGGCCTACCGGCCTAGGGGGCGGAGCCGGGTTCATGGGGGCTATGTTACGCTGCTTTATAAGagaaaagaaataaataatgtcAGGGCCAAGAGGTTAAACATCAAAACTCGAGACACTCATTTGTCAAATCCATGATATTGCCGGCGTTTGATATCGAGAGAGGCGCGCGGTAAGCCACTGACCTGTTGCACTGGCAGcatgtgggggtgtgggtggggctgcATAGGCTGGGGGGCGGCCTGCGGGGCCCTCTGGAGCTGGAGAGCCGGGGGGAGCATcatgggaggtggtggggggggccggggtAGAGGCGGAGCCATCAtgccctgtgggggggggccACGCATCAGTGCCATCCTTGGAACACCTGTtaaagcacgcgcacacacacgcacacgcacacacacacacacacacacacacacacacacacacacacacttttagatGCCCAAATTGATCAAAGTCTAGATTAACCTTTAGTGGTACAATTACTCAATAAATACTCGATATCATGCTTGCTGGGAAAGCAAAGAAGTCTAAGAAGGACAGCGTTCAAACGACGACATGGATCAGTCTCAAAGGAGGTTTCCAGCAGACTGCGACACCATTTCTCATGCTGCATGACTTGACTGTATGACTTTGAAttcattaaaaaagaaaaaaggcagtGATCTTACCGGGTCTCTGAAGGATATGAGGCATGAACGCTGGCCTCAtcattggaggaggaggaggcatccCCGGAGGAACTAGGGAGTGAACAAGACCCATTCAAAACAGTCACCGTCAGGGGCAATGCCTTTCGGACAATGGCTCCGGAAAGCACACAATTACATTTCTCCACAGTGAATACATGCAGTCATCTCATTTAAATCGGTCATTGGCCATTTTAAACGCAACTTTTGTCATATTTGTGGAAAAAAATCTCTATAAATCCCGACAGCAATCCAtagaacaaataataataataataataataaataattaaaacaaataaacagggTGTGCTTACAGTTACCTGGTCCTACAAACCCTGAGGGAGGAATGTAAGTGGCCGCTCTAGCAGCCTCCAACGTCTGCTGGACCTGAAACGGTGAAGAGTGGGACTCATTGAAATGTGTCCGTAAAGTGGTTCTTTAGGATCGTTCTAACTGGCATCTACATAGATTTGCTCTTTCAAATATTCAGACAAGGGAAGTCCTTCCTTACGCATTACAGTTGACAATAGGGgaagtaaaaaagtaaatagTTGAAGTAAATAGTCGCACAGTTGTAGCAGAGGAATAACACCTCATATTGTCACCaacctgtctgtatgtgttggtgCCTATGATAGCTCTGACCACTGGTACGGTCACTGGTACTGCGTCGAGTGTGTCTGGGCCCCCTGCGGATACTGGACCACCGAGGACCTCCTGCTCAAAACTGTTGCCATAGAGACAATCACAGACCGACAAGGAAAGAGCACAACAGTCAACTCAACCAacctaaaatatataaaaccaaTATCTTCTACTGCGAGGTACGTTTCGACTTCTACTGGACGTCAGTTTGTTTAAACGTATGACTTGATTGACACTTACAGAGCCATTTCTGCCTCCATCTCCTTCAAACGCTCCTCTCCGATATTCAGCGCCATACTGATACACctaaacaggaaatcaaaattGAAGCCAATGAACATTATGATCTGCTGATTCAAAACGTTGACATATTAGGATTCAGGATATTGTGTCCAAAAGTTATTTTAACCAACTTATTTCCTTGAGAAATATCCGAGGAAGACATCGACTTCACCAACAGAACATGCCCTCCAAGTTTAACACTGGTATCTCTTAGGTATTTTAGTAAAGTAAAGAACTATAAATATTTTTGCAACCTTACCTTGGATATGAAGTACACCCCTGCAAACCTAGCCGTTGAGTGTGCCTTAGCCTCACGGCTGGATCAGCATTCAGCGAGGTTTTAAGCCGACAAGCACGGTCTACTGTGCAGCGTTATTGCGAGAATTAGGTGTGTAGGTTACGTCCCAATATTTTCCCGCACGAATGATTTCCGAAAGGCAAAGAAATCGTGAAAATGCTTAATATAACGCGCAGATCGATAAAACATAGCAAGAAATCATGGATGTATGAATAACAACGACGAACGAACTGTTTCCGGCGAGGGTCGCCTGAATTCGACGTCAttacacttcttcttcttttgatTTGATTGGAGGTCAGCACCTAGCTTATCGGCGCATTACTGCCACCAAAAGGACCCGCGTGGTAATCATTAGATCGACAACAGGACCCTCAGAAAATCGTTTTAACTTCAAATATAAATgctaaaataacaatatttgcAGTGATAATATTcacatatttacatatataatataaaggtCGATTATCCAAATCAAACTGTTCTCTTCTTTTAAAGTGATGTTGTTTCATACTCTTTCCCCAGTGACTTtactaatagtaataataataataataataataatacaataaaaatacattttgtgaaAAAGTATTATAACCCAGTGAAGAATATGACCAAGTTTAGAATGACAGGGATCTCGCATTTATCACAGCCATTTTTAAGGTAAGATAAGTCCAGGGAATAGATGCCCTGATTAGTCGGAAATTAGCCTAAAATCTAAATACAGAGGTAGGCATCCAGAACAGATATTATCCCAGAGCATTTGACTCACTCATATAGCTTACCGATTGCTGGGCATGTCTACCTAATTACACTTGGGACAGCCAAGCTGCATATAGGCATTGGTTAATTTATACATTTGAGTGGAGCAGTTTCTACAAAAGTTATTTTTTAGCCTTGATTGTTTGAAGTAAATTAGTGAGGGGGCATTGCTCTGAACAGGACTGTTACCAAACTTCTTCAGTGCACAAGACTCGTTCACCAAATCGTTCAACATTTCCGGATTTCCGAAAAACGACGATATGCCACCCGATCATACTCCCTGCCAGTCCTGCTATTACAAACGTAGCTTACTGACTTTCACAAAACTGCTTCAGCGATTAAAAAAttgttaataataaaaatacattaacCCTGTCAAAtagaaatacaatttattaatgTACTTATTTTTGAGTGTCTTGACCTATTTAAAAATTCTAAAAACAGTGATCACGCTCATTGATAAGACCGGCTCATGTGCAAAAGCATTTTTCATCTTTGTGGAATATTCACAACCAAGACCATGTCTTGAGTTATGTGTCCTTCCTCGACATTCAGACTCAAAACACAATTCGGAAAAAGTCAAACTCAAGTGATGTTCCGTTCTCCAACATTGTCCCGAAGCCCACCTTTAATGGAAAGCACATTCTAGGACCTACACTTTAAGGGGTGATATTACGTCACCAGTTGTGATTGTGATCCATTACAAGCCATtggaaaatctgcattttcatttcgatttagtgacatcacaactggGAGTGTCCAccatacaggtgctggtcaaattattagaatatcatgaaaaagttgatttatttcagtaattatattcagaacgtgaaacttacatattatatcaattcattacacacagagtgatatatttgaaatgtttatttcttttaatttggatgattagtactgacaattactgaaaatcccaaattcagtatctcagaaaattagaatattagttacgactagtacaaaaaatgattttttagaaatgtgggccaactgaaaagtatgaacatggaaagtttcagcatgtatggcagtcaatacttagttgcagctccttttgcctgaattgctgcagcaatacggcgtggcatggagtcgaccagtctgttggactcctcaggtgttatgagagcccaggttgctttaatagtggccttcagctcttcagcattgttgggtctggcatctcgcatcttccgcttcacaataccccataggttttctatggggttaaggtcaggtgagtttgcaggccaatcaagaagagggatgccatggtccttaaaccaggtactggtagatttggcactgtgtgcaggtgccaagtcatgttggaaaatgaaatcgtcacctccataaagttggtccgcggcaggcagcataaagtgttctaaaacttcctggtagactgctgcattgaccctggacctcaggaaacacagtggaccaacagcagcagatgacatggcaccccagaccattactgactgtggaaattttacactggacttcaggcaacgtggattctgtgcctctcctgtcttcctccagactctgggaccttgatttccaaaggagatacaaaatttactttcatctgaaaacataactttggaccactcagcagcagtccagtcctttttgtcttgagcccaggcgagacgcttttgacgttgtctcttattcaagagtggctttacacgaggaatgcgacagctgaagcccatatcttgcatacgtcggtgtgtggtgcttcttgaagcactgactccagctacagtccactctttgtggatctcccccacatttttgaatcggttttgtttgacaatcctctccagggcgcgtttatccctcttgcttgtacactcttttctaccacatctttttcttcccttcgcctctctattaatgtgcttggacacagagctctgggaacatccaacctctttggcaatgaccttttgtgtcttgccctccttctttaaagtatcaatggtcatcttttggacagttgtcaagtcagcagtcttccccatgattgtgtgtcatacagaatcaaaacgagagaccatttaaaggcttttccgggtgttttgagttagttagctaattagagtgtggcaccaggtgtcttcaatatctgaccttttcaccatattctaattttctgagatgttgaatttagggttttcattggttgtcagctataatcatcttctttttggcaaaaaacacttataatgtatcagtctgtttggaatgaatgtatacattctacaggtttgactttctaaatggaattaatgaaataaatcaactttttcatgatattctaataatatgaccagcacctgtatatgatGGATAGATCGGTCTACCAGCCAGCCCAGTGGACCTTAGGCTAGCAACTATTGCTTATGTATTCATCATACCGATTTTTAAACGGCTCGTAATGtctaaacccacacacacatggttgcataatatcaccccttcaAAGACTCAAAATAGCAGATGAAATGCAGTCAATGAGGTTTCAATTCATGAAAAGGACAAAGCAGTACTTGGAATTGAACTATTTCTGAATGAATCGTGAATGACTGAGAAATCCCTACTGTTTCCCAAGCTGCAAAGGGGCTGTTCTGTTCCCACCAGTGATGTTCTATTTTGCGGAATTTGCTTAAGTCAATTGTTGTGCTCTATTGTGATTGGTTGAGAGTGGACAACGCTCATGGGTCTTGTAGAAGATATCATGGAAACAATCAAACATTACGATATAAAGTAGATACTCATAGGAATTAAAGGGATACGCCTAGATATCTAAGAATTTACATTTGTCAATCTTACCCAGATTAAGGCGAGTTGATACGAAATAGCGCTATTTTCAGAGCTCTGGGCATTTGATGCGCCGCTTGCACAACTATATTATCAGCTGCTTTTGGCTGGGCAGGTGGATGGTAATTTGTAGACAAACTACAATCTTTTGTTGATATTGTTACTCGTTTTGAATAACAAATATTTAGAACAAATAGGAAATCTTTGAAAATTatttaaaagtgtattcccctaACATGAACTCTAGGCTATTGTAACCCTCAATACAAAAAGTggtaaacaaaaagaaaatgccAACACAGTGACCTTGGCTTCTGGATGCACAATAATGATTTTGGAATCTAACAATTGGGTAAGAAGGGCAAATGCCAATTTAGATACCTCTGTGTATCCCTTAACGTAAAGCATTTACATTTATTGGTTGTAACATTAAAATAACGAAAGACTCTCTTCCCTCAACAATGGTTATATAGTTTTACTGTAATTACAAACTGAAggattttttcaaatgttttatttagagGGAGATCAGAGTTGAACCACACTGCCCATGTCCATATTTGGCAATAAAGCAgttatgtaaatatgtaaatgactCAGGAATAGGAATTGTGACTAGGAATTGTGATTGGGACATTATGACCAAACCATAACATAAAccaatataaatgaatgaagaCCATTAGACGTGCCCCTTTGACCGGCCAAATGGGAATTGTAGTTGGGGCCCAGAATTCCTAGCGGCGCCTCTGGATGCTTCTTATTATCTGTCATCAAGCGAGACGTCTGTCTTCCATTGTTTGTCTTCCGTAAGCACAGAATCCACAGCGTGGAGCACACGCTACAGTGTCTACCGCCATTGGAGTAATACAATGTCGAATAGTGAATTAAGTTAGGTAGGGAGGATCTGTTCGCAGCGAGACTGGACGTTTAAACCACAGAGCCTTTCAAATTCAAGCCCGCCGATTGAAAGAAGACTTGGGAATGGTGGTAAGGTTTTCCTGAATTGAGAATTCTCTTATCCAAAGGGACAAACGCGCCTTTGTTTTTGTGGTCTGTCTGATGTAGGCTACTAGGTGGCTAACGGTCAGTACTCGACGCTGGACATAATAACGCTTCATCTTGCACTTATATTGTTCAATGAGTTCAATTTCTGATGGTTGGCCCCGGCGGTCTAGACATAAACCCAGCctttaaaagaataaaaagatgTGTGATGCAAGGTATCAACGTATAACCATAGATTTACAAGTGTATTCACATGTACAACGCTGGGACATTGCTTCTAAGTTACATTCAGTACGTTACCGTGTCTCGGGTCATATTTTTGGAGTAGTTTTAGTGGTGTCTGCGGTGTCTGGCTGGTCTAACGTGATCCTTACTGCTAACTAGCCAGCTAGGTGTTCATGGACTAGCCGCTGTGTTGTTGCCCTTAGTGCACCACTGAGTGATGCCCTGGTCTACAGGGTAATTGTCTCTCTGATTGGAGAGGGTTTTATATAAACATGGCAACTAATTAGTAGGAGTCAATTAAGGCGTTCAATCCAGTGCCCATTTCCAAAGCGACGAGATTAATGCAAGTCCCTCCCTAGCTTTTATCACAATCACCTCCCAGTCTGGCCATATACCGAGACA from Gadus morhua chromosome 11, gadMor3.0, whole genome shotgun sequence carries:
- the rbm42 gene encoding RNA-binding protein 42 isoform X2, with protein sequence MALNIGEERLKEMEAEMALFEQEVLGGPVSAGGPDTLDAVPVTVPVVRAIIGTNTYRQVQQTLEAARAATYIPPSGFVGPVPPGMPPPPPMMRPAFMPHILQRPGVPRMALMRGPPPQGMMAPPLPRPPPPPPMMLPPALQLQRAPQAAPQPMQPHPHPHMLPVQQQRNIAPMNPAPPPRPVGPAALKPSPSIIQAAPTTYSSPPTPASGPRRPDIRAQRQARMEELAARVAEQQAAVMAAGLLEKKEAEEKASIGPAMPDPEPSQSEPAESATEDKKKGKVEKVKKCIRTAAGTTWEDQSMLEWETDDFRLFCGDLGNEVNDDILARAFSRYPSFLKAKVVRDKRTGKTKGYGFVSFKDPNDYVRAMREMNGKYVGSRPIKLRKSMWKDRNMEVVRKKQREKKKLGLR
- the rbm42 gene encoding RNA-binding protein 42 isoform X1 gives rise to the protein MALNIGEERLKEMEAEMALFEQEVLGGPVSAGGPDTLDAVPVTVPVVRAIIGTNTYRQVQQTLEAARAATYIPPSGFVGPGNFPPGMPPPPPMMRPAFMPHILQRPGVPRMALMRGPPPQGMMAPPLPRPPPPPPMMLPPALQLQRAPQAAPQPMQPHPHPHMLPVQQQRNIAPMNPAPPPRPVGPAALKPSPSIIQAAPTTYSSPPTPASGPRRPDIRAQRQARMEELAARVAEQQAAVMAAGLLEKKEAEEKASIGPAMPDPEPSQSEPAESATEDKKKGKVEKVKKCIRTAAGTTWEDQSMLEWETDDFRLFCGDLGNEVNDDILARAFSRYPSFLKAKVVRDKRTGKTKGYGFVSFKDPNDYVRAMREMNGKYVGSRPIKLRKSMWKDRNMEVVRKKQREKKKLGLR